Proteins from one Ahaetulla prasina isolate Xishuangbanna chromosome 2, ASM2864084v1, whole genome shotgun sequence genomic window:
- the INKA1 gene encoding PAK4-inhibitor INKA1 isoform X2 — protein MKESSEVLRGQMQCMMRTLHDLKRAHDRELRLEPQEIRLPSALPSSKSCISPRISAISEADSACCLEGAVEEEVAFSPPSSERSLEFDSGYSEVSGNSWRDEEGPPPLRASKLSSGGFLRRRVPARRPRPKSASDACLERWRDGEPSDAGDWTVSLLSQSRNRQPLVLGDNCFADLVENWMDLPEESGERGWLQRWLAKPHGFLLNLSGNVRRRLAGISRTERAKQDRDGTKRFSCPAGLGGRPSLPYFHQSHANISELSTDCSSFAALMNCRSRQPIICNDVIGYI, from the coding sequence ATGAAGGAGTCGAGCGAGGTGCTGCGAGGCCAGATGCAGTGCATGATGCGGACGCTCCACGATCTCAAGAGGGCTCATGACCGAGAGCTGCGACTGGAACCCCAGGAGATACGGCTACCCTCAGCTCTCCCTTCCTCAAAGTCCTGTATCAGCCCACGGATATCAGCTATCTCGGAAGCAGATTCTGCCTGTTGCTTAGAAGGGGCTGTGGAAGAAGAGGTTGCTTTCTCCCCACCCAGCAGCGAGCGAAGTCTGGAGTTTGATTCGGGCTACTCAGAAGTATCTGGGAACAGCTGGCGGGATGAGGAAGGCCCCCCTCCCCTGAGAGCCAGTAAGCTTTCCTCAGGGGGCTTCCTACGTCGTCGGGTGCCAGCCAGGAGGCCCCGGCCAAAATCGGCTTCAGATGCCTGCTTAGAGCGGTGGCGGGATGGTGAGCCCTCTGATGCGGGTGACTGGACAGTGTCCCTCTTGTCCCAGAGTCGTAACCGGCAACCCCTTGTGCTGGGGGACAACTGCTTTGCTGACTTAGTGGAGAACTGGATGGACTTGCCTGAAGAAAGCGGGGAACGGGGGTGGCTGCAGCGTTGGCTGGCAAAGCCCCATGGCTTCTTGCTTAACCTCTCAGGCAACGTTCGCCGCAGGCTGGCTGGCATCTCCCGCACGGAGCGCGCCAAACAGGATCGAGATGGCACCAAGCGTTTCTCTTGCCCTGCTGGTCTCGGTGGGCGCCCTTCATTACCCTACTTCCACCAGTCCCACGCCAACATCAGCGAGCTTTCTACAGACTGTAGCAGCTTTGCTGCCCTAATGAACTGCCGAAGTAGACAGCCCATCATTTGCAACGATGTGATTGGCTACATctag
- the INKA1 gene encoding PAK4-inhibitor INKA1 isoform X1 — translation MHSARLDAFVSHLRAEVLCMKESSEVLRGQMQCMMRTLHDLKRAHDRELRLEPQEIRLPSALPSSKSCISPRISAISEADSACCLEGAVEEEVAFSPPSSERSLEFDSGYSEVSGNSWRDEEGPPPLRASKLSSGGFLRRRVPARRPRPKSASDACLERWRDGEPSDAGDWTVSLLSQSRNRQPLVLGDNCFADLVENWMDLPEESGERGWLQRWLAKPHGFLLNLSGNVRRRLAGISRTERAKQDRDGTKRFSCPAGLGGRPSLPYFHQSHANISELSTDCSSFAALMNCRSRQPIICNDVIGYI, via the coding sequence CTGTGCATGAAGGAGTCGAGCGAGGTGCTGCGAGGCCAGATGCAGTGCATGATGCGGACGCTCCACGATCTCAAGAGGGCTCATGACCGAGAGCTGCGACTGGAACCCCAGGAGATACGGCTACCCTCAGCTCTCCCTTCCTCAAAGTCCTGTATCAGCCCACGGATATCAGCTATCTCGGAAGCAGATTCTGCCTGTTGCTTAGAAGGGGCTGTGGAAGAAGAGGTTGCTTTCTCCCCACCCAGCAGCGAGCGAAGTCTGGAGTTTGATTCGGGCTACTCAGAAGTATCTGGGAACAGCTGGCGGGATGAGGAAGGCCCCCCTCCCCTGAGAGCCAGTAAGCTTTCCTCAGGGGGCTTCCTACGTCGTCGGGTGCCAGCCAGGAGGCCCCGGCCAAAATCGGCTTCAGATGCCTGCTTAGAGCGGTGGCGGGATGGTGAGCCCTCTGATGCGGGTGACTGGACAGTGTCCCTCTTGTCCCAGAGTCGTAACCGGCAACCCCTTGTGCTGGGGGACAACTGCTTTGCTGACTTAGTGGAGAACTGGATGGACTTGCCTGAAGAAAGCGGGGAACGGGGGTGGCTGCAGCGTTGGCTGGCAAAGCCCCATGGCTTCTTGCTTAACCTCTCAGGCAACGTTCGCCGCAGGCTGGCTGGCATCTCCCGCACGGAGCGCGCCAAACAGGATCGAGATGGCACCAAGCGTTTCTCTTGCCCTGCTGGTCTCGGTGGGCGCCCTTCATTACCCTACTTCCACCAGTCCCACGCCAACATCAGCGAGCTTTCTACAGACTGTAGCAGCTTTGCTGCCCTAATGAACTGCCGAAGTAGACAGCCCATCATTTGCAACGATGTGATTGGCTACATctag